In Ruminococcaceae bacterium R-25, one genomic interval encodes:
- a CDS encoding fucose 4-O-acetylase-like acetyltransferase — translation MEKAIGYRDYKIDWIRALCTLTVIVAHVGSPDVLNQIRTFDVVALVMISGMSMSFSSVNYLPYLWKRIRKLLIPSYIVITLIFALSFVACKLLHTAQLYPVDRMLRSYLLFREGSMGYVWIVRIFLYIAVLEPVIRMLAEKIKSIVLFFGVIVMLALAGFLLYRIYLCFTEPLLASIFDDFLFSPFVYCVIALTGNWFIKNKEKWLYILIGAVIVFAISQIIVSGYGFIPDDYKYPPQIYYCAYGVSVTLILYKLLPDIEIKAVSWLSKNSFMIYLLHILVLRVCGLAAKISCLKFLEDIWFIEYIVVVAGAVVLTLIVNAVKQKFTRRKRP, via the coding sequence GTGGAAAAGGCGATTGGTTACAGAGACTATAAGATCGACTGGATACGTGCTCTATGTACGTTGACTGTCATTGTTGCTCATGTAGGATCTCCTGATGTTCTTAACCAAATAAGGACTTTTGATGTTGTTGCTCTGGTAATGATATCCGGCATGTCGATGAGTTTTTCATCCGTTAATTATCTTCCGTATTTATGGAAAAGAATCAGGAAATTACTTATTCCGTCGTATATTGTTATTACTCTGATCTTTGCATTGTCTTTTGTTGCCTGTAAGTTGCTTCATACCGCTCAGTTATATCCTGTTGACCGCATGTTAAGAAGTTATCTTCTATTCCGTGAAGGCAGCATGGGTTATGTCTGGATCGTAAGGATCTTCCTTTATATCGCAGTATTAGAGCCTGTTATAAGAATGCTTGCAGAAAAGATAAAGAGCATCGTGCTTTTTTTTGGAGTGATAGTTATGCTTGCACTGGCCGGTTTCTTGCTCTACAGGATATATCTCTGTTTCACAGAGCCATTGTTAGCCTCGATCTTTGATGACTTCCTTTTCTCACCATTTGTTTATTGTGTGATTGCCCTTACCGGTAATTGGTTTATTAAGAATAAAGAGAAATGGCTTTATATTCTTATCGGTGCTGTTATTGTTTTCGCTATATCACAGATAATCGTATCAGGCTACGGATTTATTCCTGATGATTATAAGTATCCGCCGCAGATATATTACTGTGCTTACGGTGTGTCGGTAACGCTTATTCTTTATAAATTGCTGCCTGATATTGAGATCAAGGCAGTTTCCTGGCTTAGCAAGAATTCATTCATGATATATCTTCTTCATATTCTGGTTCTCAGGGTTTGCGGATTGGCTGCAAAGATAAGCTGCCTTAAATTTCTCGAAGATATCTGGTTCATCGAGTATATTGTAGTGGTAGCGGGCGCTGTAGTACTTACATTGATCGTTAATGCTGTTAAGCAAAAGTTTACCAGGAGAAAAAGGCCTTAA
- a CDS encoding leucine rich repeat (LRR) protein yields MTKSICRYLVLALVATLVFAVSPAKTANAFARIVAHGYFGDSGHNCEYTVYDNGLLDLRGSGGTGSFDEETTCPWEDYKTDITSVSINGNFISIGDNIFAGLCNVEEIVLPSMVQTMGNNVFAGCTNLKKVVFPSTSNFLGSGYFAANNKIETIVCEKSTYDYNRYTTFRFINRNKFIFFYSVDYEDDGNGAFRGVSRVYAGQDITFDIYPNDGYVVDKLTLSYGQGKVVEVKPDEDGKYRFHGMPDVSENDPRPVFRCTFKYNINIDTQPKDYVGQAGKTAKFSVSARGEELTYQWQLKKGKSWADLSSGGATTDTLSIKVDDSKNGKIYRCAITDKWGHTIYSDGAKITVKEPDITITKQPVSYNGLSGNTARFSVAAEGEGLSYQWQLKKGNKWADLTSGGATTSTMTIKVDYSKNGKIYRCLITNAADEYVTSEEVSITVNEPSTEIDIINQPCNANVFVGQNAVFKVIAEGEGLTYQWQLKKGSTWADLSSGGAKTDTLTIKVDLTKSGKIYRCVITDANGGQVITSEAQLLASMPVHHDVDDPVPVTPKVLPDAPAELAVEEPAAEAPAQSPVEAPAEAPAEPAPAPAAKPAPAPAAEEPAPQTDSAE; encoded by the coding sequence ATGACTAAATCAATATGCAGGTACTTGGTACTGGCGCTTGTTGCTACGCTGGTTTTTGCTGTTTCCCCGGCAAAAACTGCAAATGCGTTCGCAAGAATTGTTGCTCACGGTTATTTTGGCGACAGTGGCCACAACTGCGAATATACAGTTTATGATAATGGCTTGCTCGATCTTAGAGGTTCCGGAGGTACGGGAAGTTTTGATGAAGAAACTACATGTCCTTGGGAAGATTATAAAACTGATATTACTAGTGTAAGCATTAATGGAAACTTTATTTCTATCGGCGATAATATCTTTGCAGGTCTCTGTAACGTAGAAGAGATTGTTTTACCTTCAATGGTTCAAACTATGGGAAATAATGTTTTTGCGGGCTGCACTAATCTTAAGAAAGTTGTATTCCCGTCCACGTCGAATTTTCTAGGATCCGGATATTTTGCTGCAAACAATAAAATTGAAACGATCGTTTGTGAAAAATCCACCTATGATTATAACCGATACACTACTTTCAGATTTATAAATCGTAACAAATTTATATTTTTTTATAGCGTTGATTATGAGGATGACGGAAATGGCGCCTTTCGGGGTGTATCCCGCGTCTATGCCGGCCAGGATATCACATTTGACATTTATCCTAACGACGGTTATGTAGTTGATAAACTCACATTAAGTTATGGCCAAGGAAAAGTTGTTGAAGTAAAACCTGATGAAGACGGAAAGTACAGGTTCCATGGAATGCCTGATGTAAGCGAAAACGATCCTAGGCCCGTATTCAGATGCACATTTAAATATAATATTAATATTGATACACAGCCGAAGGACTATGTCGGTCAGGCCGGAAAGACTGCCAAGTTCTCTGTTTCTGCCAGGGGCGAAGAACTGACTTATCAGTGGCAGCTTAAGAAGGGTAAGTCATGGGCTGATCTTTCTTCCGGCGGCGCTACAACGGATACATTGTCCATTAAGGTTGATGATTCCAAGAACGGTAAGATTTACCGCTGTGCCATCACAGATAAATGGGGTCATACGATTTATTCCGATGGTGCTAAGATCACAGTTAAAGAGCCTGATATCACGATAACAAAGCAGCCTGTAAGCTATAACGGTTTATCCGGTAATACAGCAAGGTTCTCCGTAGCAGCTGAAGGTGAAGGTCTCTCATACCAGTGGCAGCTCAAGAAGGGCAACAAGTGGGCTGACCTTACATCCGGTGGTGCTACAACATCCACAATGACGATCAAGGTTGACTATTCCAAGAATGGTAAGATTTACCGCTGCCTCATCACAAATGCGGCAGATGAATATGTGACATCTGAAGAAGTAAGTATTACCGTAAATGAGCCTTCCACAGAGATCGATATCATTAATCAGCCTTGTAATGCCAATGTTTTTGTCGGTCAGAACGCAGTTTTCAAAGTAATAGCTGAGGGCGAAGGCCTTACATATCAGTGGCAGCTCAAGAAGGGCAGCACATGGGCTGATCTTTCTTCCGGCGGTGCGAAAACAGATACATTGACTATTAAAGTTGACCTCACCAAGAGCGGCAAGATCTACAGATGTGTTATTACAGATGCTAACGGCGGACAGGTCATAACAAGTGAAGCTCAGCTTCTTGCTTCAATGCCTGTTCATCATGATGTAGATGATCCTGTCCCTGTAACTCCAAAGGTTCTACCGGATGCACCGGCTGAGCTTGCAGTAGAAGAACCCGCAGCAGAGGCACCTGCACAGTCTCCCGTTGAAGCTCCTGCAGAAGCACCGGCTGAACCTGCTCCTGCACCTGCTGCAAAGCCCGCACCTGCACCTGCTGCAGAAGAACCTGCTCCTCAGACAGATTCTGCCGAATAA
- a CDS encoding putative repeat protein (TIGR02543 family) produces MRRSIISSLMVIFVAFAVFAAFPAFKVNADTGDPITITSQPSDYTGQVGETARFTVAAEGNELSYQWQLKKGSSSWANLTSGGAKTATMSIKLDESKDGKVYQCVITDAEGNTATSNQVTVHVLAPEKQLAITSEPSNYVGNIGDTARFTIKAEGNGLTYQWQLKKGSTSWADLSSGGAKTSTLSIAVDESRVGKVYRCIVGDEKGNTLTSKEVTISLTEPVIPLEITSQPVDFKGNIGDTAKFTVGAQGNGLTYQWQLKKGSSSWANLSSGGATTDTLSIKIDSGKFGKVYQCVVTDKNGEVTVSSPVTIIEKAPTVNITLNAGNGQFDNGTNTKVVEVEQGKVNFDDFEEPDIIGYAFTGWLYNGEPVNVYNVTTDMTLTADYSKIWLVTFDANGGTFENGEGTVDCVTNPGYYTIDEELIPVKNGYCFTGWKIGNQNAGKKVLVNSDVTLVAQWTEGVKVTYLSNGGTWVHGDTTEQSVSFMVPKGKYFVAWEDPWRDGYSFEGWKVQGGTWVGMIYLTEDTVFEAQWKKDIKVTFDPNGGGWPCAYWDDQLEEDVYFFDKDPREEIYEPGEHRYGYERPERGDDYEFLGWNTSKTATTGLDTDVYNFTEDVTFYAIWVKKAKYIYDAGDGFFGPRPDDNQGQEPEGNPENGENPELQEPQEQPYKTRTEYTRPGEYYVIRNEEPWRDGYDFDTWVDAKGNDIRDVEVIADNTKDNIISARWIKKATITYDAGDGLFYDREHPEGYKTHQHDARQGDSYIIDGWRPERDGYDFGGWIGDDGVLYAEDQRTGEMPEITIGDKDYTFTAKWLKRVEISYDAGEGSFDDWSEYDNETEHVHYRGAVEGEQYEVDGWRPERDGYDFDGWLDSDGNLYNEDEETRRWPVITIGTEDLDFTAKWTKRVTVIYNANGGHFDDYDRNNENESFEVHYRSGRVGDDFEIDGWRPDHDDKLFVGWSTSPNSYVPVAEGTKFTVDITLYAIWQDKAVITYHTSMGGWGHDENDNPINTMVREQYDGGDYDIDGWWPEDVDEAYRFIGYATTEGGEVVYEPGQHFDFIYEDMELYAVFEKRPTVTYVVTEGGAFCNGETQRTHSDDVGYHYYIREEWPEREGYRFVGWVDENGKDLTDNCIVLTDGLELTVYSKWEPDDEPETVVVTYMPNGGSFGVPEGEDDFVWWDHDVDDNYDVGCWWPAREGYDFVGWSLDPNATTADAAETWKMKLDKDTTFYAIWERRTVVSLDAGDGYFSHYAGNDEQDAPIFDESRYDAEYVITGTKYSASWIGITPIRDGYIFSGWTLNGTDIVGEINTNNDITLVAKWTACYQITVDCNGGRFVNGSVGNIMDFCEGDTVITRWLGKPERDGYTFAGWAVNGEIVRSFTVTGNTVVTAVWIPNDEA; encoded by the coding sequence ATGAGGAGAAGTATCATCTCTAGTTTGATGGTGATCTTCGTCGCATTTGCTGTATTTGCCGCATTCCCGGCATTTAAAGTAAATGCGGATACGGGTGATCCGATTACCATCACTTCTCAGCCTTCTGACTATACGGGTCAGGTTGGCGAGACCGCCAGATTTACCGTGGCGGCAGAAGGCAATGAACTGTCTTATCAATGGCAGCTGAAGAAAGGCAGCAGTTCATGGGCTAACCTTACGTCCGGCGGCGCTAAGACAGCGACAATGTCCATTAAGTTAGACGAATCAAAGGACGGTAAAGTATATCAGTGTGTCATTACTGACGCTGAAGGCAATACTGCTACATCAAATCAGGTAACGGTACATGTACTGGCACCTGAGAAGCAGCTTGCTATTACATCAGAGCCGTCCAATTATGTCGGCAATATCGGTGATACTGCAAGGTTCACGATAAAAGCCGAAGGTAACGGTCTTACATATCAGTGGCAGCTTAAGAAGGGAAGCACTTCCTGGGCTGATCTCTCATCAGGCGGTGCTAAGACTTCAACTCTCTCGATCGCTGTTGACGAGTCCCGTGTTGGTAAAGTCTACCGTTGTATCGTTGGTGATGAGAAGGGTAACACCTTAACATCCAAGGAAGTTACTATCAGCTTGACTGAACCTGTGATACCTCTTGAGATTACATCTCAGCCTGTTGACTTCAAAGGCAATATTGGTGATACCGCAAAGTTCACTGTAGGCGCTCAAGGTAACGGCCTCACATATCAGTGGCAGCTTAAGAAAGGAAGCAGTTCATGGGCTAACCTTTCATCCGGAGGAGCAACAACCGATACACTTTCCATAAAGATCGACAGCGGCAAGTTCGGCAAGGTCTATCAGTGCGTAGTTACTGACAAGAACGGCGAAGTAACAGTATCAAGCCCAGTTACCATTATTGAAAAGGCTCCAACTGTTAATATCACACTTAATGCCGGAAACGGACAGTTCGACAACGGCACAAATACAAAAGTTGTTGAAGTAGAACAGGGTAAGGTTAATTTCGATGATTTCGAAGAACCTGACATCATCGGCTATGCTTTCACAGGCTGGCTCTATAACGGTGAGCCTGTCAACGTTTATAACGTAACCACCGACATGACATTAACGGCAGATTATTCAAAGATCTGGCTCGTTACGTTTGATGCAAACGGCGGTACATTCGAAAACGGAGAAGGCACAGTTGACTGTGTTACAAATCCCGGTTATTACACAATAGATGAAGAATTGATCCCTGTTAAGAACGGCTATTGCTTTACAGGCTGGAAGATCGGCAACCAGAACGCAGGCAAGAAGGTGCTTGTTAATTCTGACGTTACACTGGTAGCACAGTGGACAGAAGGCGTTAAGGTTACATATCTTTCAAACGGCGGTACCTGGGTACACGGCGATACAACCGAACAGTCTGTATCTTTCATGGTTCCTAAGGGTAAGTATTTCGTAGCATGGGAAGACCCGTGGCGTGACGGATATTCATTCGAAGGCTGGAAGGTACAAGGCGGCACTTGGGTCGGCATGATCTATCTCACAGAAGATACTGTTTTCGAAGCTCAGTGGAAGAAGGATATAAAAGTAACATTTGATCCTAATGGCGGCGGATGGCCCTGCGCTTATTGGGATGATCAGCTTGAAGAAGATGTATATTTCTTTGATAAGGATCCTAGAGAAGAAATATATGAACCCGGTGAACACAGATACGGCTATGAACGTCCTGAGCGCGGTGATGATTATGAGTTCTTAGGCTGGAATACCAGTAAGACCGCAACTACAGGATTAGACACTGACGTTTATAATTTCACAGAAGACGTTACTTTCTACGCTATCTGGGTAAAGAAAGCTAAGTATATCTACGATGCAGGTGATGGCTTCTTCGGACCTCGTCCTGATGATAATCAGGGTCAGGAGCCCGAAGGCAATCCTGAGAACGGTGAAAATCCTGAATTGCAGGAACCTCAGGAGCAGCCTTATAAGACCAGAACAGAGTATACCCGTCCCGGTGAATATTACGTAATCAGGAACGAGGAACCCTGGCGTGACGGTTACGACTTCGATACCTGGGTAGATGCTAAAGGCAATGATATCAGAGACGTTGAGGTTATTGCAGACAATACTAAGGACAACATCATCTCTGCAAGGTGGATCAAGAAAGCTACTATTACCTACGACGCAGGCGATGGCCTGTTCTATGACAGGGAACATCCTGAAGGATATAAGACTCATCAGCATGATGCGAGACAGGGTGATTCCTATATTATCGATGGCTGGAGACCCGAGAGAGATGGCTACGATTTCGGCGGCTGGATCGGTGATGACGGTGTTCTCTACGCTGAAGATCAGAGGACAGGAGAAATGCCTGAGATCACAATTGGCGATAAGGATTACACCTTTACTGCTAAATGGCTCAAGCGCGTAGAGATCTCCTATGATGCTGGCGAAGGATCTTTCGACGACTGGAGCGAGTATGATAATGAGACAGAGCACGTTCATTATCGCGGTGCAGTCGAAGGTGAACAGTACGAAGTTGACGGCTGGAGACCTGAAAGAGACGGTTACGACTTTGACGGATGGCTCGATTCTGATGGCAATCTTTACAACGAAGACGAAGAGACCAGAAGATGGCCGGTCATCACAATCGGTACTGAAGATCTCGACTTCACAGCTAAGTGGACCAAGAGAGTTACAGTAATCTATAACGCTAACGGCGGACACTTCGACGACTATGACCGCAATAATGAGAATGAGTCTTTTGAAGTTCATTACCGCAGCGGCAGAGTCGGTGACGATTTTGAGATCGACGGATGGAGACCTGATCATGACGATAAGCTCTTCGTAGGTTGGTCTACAAGCCCTAATAGCTACGTACCCGTAGCTGAAGGCACTAAGTTTACGGTTGACATTACTCTCTATGCCATCTGGCAGGACAAAGCAGTTATCACTTACCACACATCCATGGGCGGCTGGGGCCATGACGAAAACGATAACCCCATTAACACTATGGTACGTGAACAGTACGATGGCGGCGATTACGATATCGACGGCTGGTGGCCTGAAGACGTTGATGAAGCATACAGATTTATCGGTTATGCAACAACAGAAGGCGGAGAAGTTGTATATGAGCCCGGTCAGCACTTTGACTTCATATACGAAGATATGGAACTCTACGCAGTATTTGAGAAGCGTCCCACTGTTACTTATGTAGTAACTGAAGGCGGTGCATTCTGCAATGGCGAAACACAGAGAACACATTCTGATGACGTAGGATATCACTATTACATCAGAGAAGAATGGCCTGAGCGTGAAGGCTACAGATTCGTGGGCTGGGTAGATGAGAACGGTAAAGATTTAACTGATAATTGTATCGTTCTTACAGATGGCTTGGAACTCACAGTTTACTCCAAGTGGGAACCTGACGACGAGCCTGAAACAGTTGTAGTTACTTATATGCCTAACGGCGGTTCCTTCGGTGTTCCTGAAGGTGAAGATGACTTCGTATGGTGGGATCATGATGTTGATGACAATTATGATGTCGGCTGCTGGTGGCCCGCAAGAGAAGGTTACGACTTCGTAGGCTGGAGCCTTGATCCTAATGCAACTACTGCAGATGCAGCAGAAACATGGAAAATGAAGCTCGATAAGGACACAACATTCTATGCAATCTGGGAAAGACGTACAGTCGTTTCTCTCGATGCAGGTGATGGTTACTTCTCTCATTACGCAGGAAATGACGAGCAGGACGCTCCGATTTTCGATGAATCCAGATATGACGCAGAATACGTCATTACAGGAACTAAATATTCAGCAAGCTGGATTGGCATTACTCCTATTAGAGACGGCTACATCTTCAGCGGCTGGACATTAAACGGCACAGATATCGTTGGTGAGATCAATACAAACAACGATATTACATTAGTAGCTAAGTGGACAGCATGCTATCAGATAACTGTTGACTGCAACGGCGGCAGATTCGTAAACGGCAGCGTTGGCAACATTATGGACTTCTGCGAAGGTGACACAGTTATTACCCGTTGGCTCGGCAAGCCCGAAAGAGACGGCTACACATTCGCAGGCTGGGCAGTTAACGGCGAAATCGTCAGAAGCTTTACTGTAACAGGAAACACTGTAGTTACAGCGGTTTGGATACCGAACGACGAAGCTTAA
- a CDS encoding O-antigen/teichoic acid export membrane protein, which produces MNRKKKLFLNTGTAVVYQIATLVCGLIIPRLIITFYGSNTNGLISSITHFLAFFSLMEMGVSSVVRASLYKPLVDNDHDSISRVLISSRRFFRKIGLMLVAYSVILMVFFPIFVDHSHGYISTAVLVGAVAFSSLANYLFGIVYQQLLNADQKSYVQIGASLLTLILNTVFAVVLIYMGASIEVVKVVAAIVLLLRPLILKLYVDRHYKVNFKLKLEGEPIKQKWNGLAQHIAIYVLKHADVVILTLFSTLDKVSVYNVYHLVTNGLQQMIEVMTTGMQSLLGNMYVKKETDKLEKTFASFELLMHLGVTILYTIAGIMIIPFVKIYTKNVTDAEYIVPVFAILIVTANASYCLRMPYYMMTQAAGHFKETQASSILEAAMNVVISIILVNRFGLIGVAIGTLAAMTYRTVYLAWYLRKHILNRPFIHFIKHIIVDITGIGLSIFATWFIPAPEVSWGSWILISVIVAFIVSAIVLLINFICFRSVFASAIKMLFKKNSK; this is translated from the coding sequence ATGAACAGAAAGAAGAAACTGTTTTTAAATACCGGAACGGCTGTCGTCTATCAGATAGCCACGTTGGTATGCGGTCTCATCATTCCAAGGCTCATAATTACATTCTACGGTTCTAATACCAACGGCCTTATCTCATCGATTACACATTTTCTTGCGTTCTTCTCTTTGATGGAGATGGGCGTATCCTCGGTTGTCCGTGCAAGCCTTTATAAACCGCTTGTTGATAACGACCATGACAGCATAAGCCGTGTGCTCATATCATCCAGGAGATTCTTCAGGAAGATAGGACTCATGCTTGTTGCATATTCAGTAATCCTGATGGTCTTTTTCCCGATATTTGTCGATCATTCACACGGTTACATATCAACAGCCGTATTGGTCGGAGCGGTCGCGTTCAGTTCTCTGGCAAATTACCTGTTTGGTATCGTTTATCAGCAATTACTTAATGCTGACCAGAAATCCTATGTTCAGATCGGCGCATCTCTTCTGACACTTATACTAAATACGGTCTTCGCAGTCGTACTGATATATATGGGCGCTTCAATAGAAGTCGTAAAGGTCGTTGCTGCGATCGTTCTCCTGTTAAGACCGCTTATCCTAAAGCTCTATGTTGACCGCCATTACAAGGTCAACTTTAAGCTCAAGCTTGAAGGGGAGCCCATCAAGCAGAAGTGGAACGGACTAGCCCAGCATATTGCGATCTACGTATTAAAGCACGCTGACGTTGTTATTCTTACGCTGTTCTCTACACTCGATAAAGTATCTGTTTATAACGTATATCACTTAGTAACTAACGGATTGCAGCAGATGATCGAAGTCATGACCACAGGAATGCAGTCTTTGCTCGGCAATATGTATGTTAAGAAGGAGACCGATAAGCTCGAAAAGACATTCGCGTCCTTTGAGCTCCTGATGCATCTCGGAGTTACCATTCTTTATACGATCGCGGGAATAATGATCATTCCTTTTGTAAAGATCTATACAAAGAACGTTACCGATGCCGAATATATCGTTCCTGTGTTTGCGATCCTTATCGTAACGGCCAATGCTTCTTACTGCCTTAGAATGCCCTATTACATGATGACTCAGGCAGCAGGGCACTTTAAGGAGACTCAAGCGAGCTCAATTCTGGAAGCTGCCATGAATGTGGTCATCTCCATTATCCTTGTTAACCGCTTTGGACTCATCGGTGTAGCAATCGGTACCCTTGCTGCAATGACTTACAGAACTGTATATCTTGCCTGGTATCTTCGAAAACATATACTCAACAGGCCGTTTATCCATTTTATTAAGCATATTATTGTGGATATCACCGGTATCGGATTATCAATATTTGCCACATGGTTTATTCCTGCGCCGGAAGTCTCATGGGGAAGCTGGATCCTTATATCCGTCATCGTTGCGTTCATTGTCAGTGCGATAGTATTATTGATCAACTTTATCTGTTTCCGTTCCGTTTTCGCGTCCGCAATAAAGATGCTGTTTAAGAAGAACAGCAAGTAA
- a CDS encoding succinyltransferase-like protein → MGSFKRLMTKIRINSMSKGAYIEYLRKQGATIGTGCDISKLADFGSEPYLISIGNNVRITKHVSFITHDGGLWTLRQMGKIDKEAVKYGRIRIGDNCNISWNATIMPCVTIGDNCVIAAGAVVTRDVPSGEIWGGVPAHKIETIEEYYNKIKDVTVPTCNMPKDKKQAWLRENKPELFD, encoded by the coding sequence ATGGGTTCATTTAAGCGTTTGATGACTAAGATCAGGATCAATTCAATGAGTAAAGGGGCTTATATTGAATATTTAAGGAAGCAGGGCGCCACGATCGGCACCGGCTGTGACATCTCCAAGCTTGCCGACTTCGGAAGTGAACCGTACCTCATTTCAATAGGTAACAATGTCCGTATCACAAAGCACGTAAGTTTTATTACCCATGACGGCGGCCTCTGGACTCTCCGCCAAATGGGAAAAATCGATAAGGAAGCAGTTAAATACGGAAGGATCAGGATAGGGGATAACTGTAATATCAGCTGGAATGCGACGATCATGCCGTGCGTTACGATCGGTGATAACTGCGTGATCGCTGCCGGAGCAGTTGTAACCAGGGATGTTCCTTCAGGAGAGATCTGGGGAGGCGTTCCGGCGCACAAGATAGAGACTATTGAGGAATATTACAATAAGATAAAAGATGTTACCGTGCCTACCTGTAACATGCCAAAGGATAAGAAGCAGGCATGGTTAAGAGAAAACAAACCCGAGTTATTTGATTAA
- a CDS encoding FRG domain-containing protein, which produces MLVNEDNCFLCDSLESFLHFFLNRNIEADKRVGHFYFRGESKYHKYVVPSLYLDEGLTKKSSEYYYRVLLSQSGNPDYDRSSDLFRSISEFQHKGAKTRILEVSANPLIALYFATEKYNSGTVEPGYVYVFGSHHIVDRNEINTEHFDVGHTVAAKVALNLIPQDKTNEFMTTCKSIYARTSRTDWKQLRFRDMNTLVINGDDTGTNQLKFRDLGSLSLSGEEFTVIQSFMYLLNQRAKTNGELLYPFNIFEELMLAHIIIPSKASDRVKMQQSAFIFPKYIYTNGKSMEDIQKEIDRSVSTLSASIVTDDGKKINAIKIPGTKKELINKQLAQIGITEDFVYPEIEHKSNTLLSNLF; this is translated from the coding sequence ATGCTTGTTAATGAGGATAACTGCTTTTTGTGCGATTCACTTGAATCATTTTTGCATTTTTTCTTAAATAGGAATATTGAGGCTGACAAGAGGGTAGGGCACTTTTATTTCAGAGGCGAGAGCAAATATCATAAATATGTTGTTCCGAGCCTTTATCTTGATGAAGGTCTTACCAAGAAGTCCAGTGAATACTATTACCGCGTGCTCTTAAGCCAGAGCGGAAATCCTGATTATGACAGAAGTTCTGATCTTTTCAGGTCTATCTCAGAGTTCCAGCATAAAGGTGCCAAGACCAGGATCTTAGAAGTCTCTGCAAATCCGCTTATTGCTTTGTATTTTGCTACGGAGAAGTACAACTCCGGTACTGTTGAACCCGGTTATGTTTATGTTTTCGGTTCACACCATATTGTTGACCGTAATGAAATCAATACTGAACACTTTGATGTTGGTCATACAGTTGCTGCAAAGGTAGCTTTGAATCTCATTCCTCAGGACAAGACCAATGAGTTCATGACTACATGTAAATCGATCTATGCCAGAACATCCAGAACAGACTGGAAGCAGTTAAGGTTCAGGGACATGAATACGCTTGTAATCAATGGTGACGATACCGGTACTAACCAGTTAAAGTTCAGAGATCTCGGCTCTTTGTCTTTGAGCGGTGAAGAATTCACGGTCATTCAGTCGTTCATGTATCTTTTAAACCAGAGAGCCAAGACAAACGGTGAACTGCTTTATCCTTTCAATATCTTTGAGGAATTGATGCTGGCGCATATCATTATTCCCTCAAAGGCTTCAGACAGAGTTAAGATGCAGCAGAGTGCGTTTATTTTCCCTAAGTATATCTATACCAACGGAAAGTCAATGGAAGATATCCAGAAGGAGATCGACCGTTCCGTAAGCACATTGTCAGCGAGCATCGTCACTGATGACGGTAAGAAGATAAATGCTATCAAGATTCCCGGCACAAAGAAGGAGCTTATCAATAAGCAGCTTGCCCAGATCGGAATTACTGAAGACTTTGTATATCCTGAGATCGAGCATAAGTCAAACACTTTGTTGTCGAACTTATTCTGA